Proteins encoded within one genomic window of Solibaculum mannosilyticum:
- the rplF gene encoding 50S ribosomal protein L6, with the protein MSRIGKKPITVPAGVDVKLNGNDITVKGPKGTLNRTLHPEMKVEMNDGVITVTRPSDDKEHRSLHGLTRTLIANMVEGVTNGFKKELDVNGVGYRVQKQGKNLVMNLGYSHQVTMSEVPGITIEVPGPNKIIILGPDKQQVGQFAAEVREKRPPEPYKGKGIKYVDEVIRRKEGKAGKK; encoded by the coding sequence ATGTCGAGAATTGGTAAAAAACCCATTACCGTTCCCGCTGGCGTAGACGTCAAGCTGAACGGCAATGACATTACGGTCAAAGGCCCCAAGGGTACTCTGAACCGCACCCTTCACCCTGAGATGAAGGTAGAGATGAACGACGGCGTTATCACCGTCACCCGTCCTTCTGACGACAAAGAGCATCGTTCTCTTCACGGCCTGACCCGTACCCTCATCGCCAACATGGTGGAGGGCGTGACCAACGGCTTCAAAAAGGAGCTGGATGTCAACGGCGTCGGTTACCGCGTTCAGAAGCAGGGTAAAAACCTGGTCATGAACCTGGGTTATTCCCATCAGGTCACCATGTCCGAGGTGCCCGGCATCACCATTGAAGTGCCCGGCCCCAACAAGATTATCATCCTGGGTCCTGACAAGCAGCAGGTTGGCCAGTTTGCAGCGGAAGTCCGCGAGAAACGTCCGCCGGAACCCTACAAGGGCAAGGGCATTAAGTACGTGGATGAGGTCATCCGCCGCAAGGAAGGCAAGGCAGGCAAGAAGTAA
- the rpsH gene encoding 30S ribosomal protein S8 — MQITDTIADMLTRIRNANSAKHDTVDIPASNMKKAIAQILLDEGYIKNFQVINDGKQGIIKVSLKYGSGKSPVITGLRRVSKPGLRIYTSCEDMPKVMKGLGIAIMSTSKGIMTDREARKEHVGGEVLAFIW; from the coding sequence ATGCAGATCACCGATACCATCGCGGATATGCTCACACGCATCCGCAATGCTAATTCAGCCAAACACGATACCGTTGATATCCCCGCTTCCAACATGAAGAAGGCAATCGCCCAGATCCTGTTGGATGAGGGTTATATCAAGAACTTTCAGGTTATCAACGACGGCAAGCAGGGCATCATCAAAGTGAGTCTCAAATACGGCAGCGGCAAGAGCCCGGTCATCACAGGCCTCCGTAGAGTGAGCAAGCCCGGCCTGCGTATTTACACAAGCTGTGAGGATATGCCCAAGGTCATGAAGGGCCTCGGCATCGCCATCATGTCCACCTCCAAAGGCATCATGACCGACCGCGAGGCTCGCAAAGAGCACGTGGGCGGCGAAGTGCTTGCTTTCATCTGGTAA
- a CDS encoding type Z 30S ribosomal protein S14, with product MAKTSMKVKQKRPAKFSSRSYNRCKICGRPHAYLRKFGICRICFRELAYRGEIPGVKKASW from the coding sequence TTGGCCAAAACATCCATGAAGGTCAAGCAGAAGAGACCGGCTAAATTCAGCTCCCGAAGCTACAACCGGTGCAAGATCTGTGGTAGACCCCACGCTTATCTTCGTAAGTTTGGCATCTGCCGCATCTGCTTCAGGGAACTGGCCTACCGGGGCGAGATTCCTGGCGTAAAAAAGGCCAGCTGGTAA
- the rplE gene encoding 50S ribosomal protein L5, with protein sequence MARLKDTYKQDVAPALMKKFGYKSVMQIPKLDKVVINVGAGEAKENSKAIDAIIGDLGLITGQKAVATKAKKSVANFKLREGMPIGVKVTLRGERMYEFVDRLFSVALPRVRDFRGINPNSFDGRGNYNMGLKEQLIFPEIDYDKIDKVRGMDICFVTTANTDEEARELLSLMGAPFSK encoded by the coding sequence ATGGCCAGACTTAAGGATACCTATAAACAAGACGTCGCACCGGCCCTGATGAAGAAGTTCGGATACAAAAGCGTCATGCAGATTCCGAAGCTCGACAAAGTCGTCATCAACGTGGGCGCCGGCGAGGCCAAGGAAAACTCCAAGGCTATCGACGCCATCATCGGCGACCTGGGCCTGATCACCGGCCAGAAGGCTGTTGCCACCAAGGCTAAGAAATCGGTCGCTAACTTTAAGCTCCGTGAAGGCATGCCCATCGGCGTAAAGGTCACCCTGCGCGGCGAGCGTATGTATGAGTTCGTGGACAGACTGTTCTCAGTGGCGCTGCCCCGCGTGCGTGACTTCCGCGGCATCAACCCCAACTCCTTCGACGGCCGCGGCAACTACAACATGGGCCTGAAGGAACAGTTGATCTTCCCGGAGATCGACTACGATAAGATCGATAAGGTTCGCGGCATGGACATTTGCTTTGTCACCACCGCCAACACCGACGAAGAGGCCAGAGAGCTGCTGTCTCTCATGGGCGCTCCGTTCTCGAAGTAA
- the rplX gene encoding 50S ribosomal protein L24, with translation MKKMNIKTGDTVIVLSGTSKGKKGKVLEVSPKEGKVIVEGIHIVKKHLKPRKMGDPGGIVQAEGALYASKVMVVCPKCGKPTRVGHKLYPDGTKDRICRHKDCGEVL, from the coding sequence ATGAAAAAGATGAACATCAAAACCGGTGATACCGTCATCGTCCTCAGCGGCACCAGCAAGGGCAAAAAGGGCAAGGTGCTGGAGGTTAGCCCCAAAGAGGGCAAGGTCATCGTGGAAGGCATCCATATTGTGAAGAAGCATCTGAAACCCCGCAAGATGGGCGATCCCGGCGGGATTGTCCAGGCGGAGGGCGCTCTTTACGCCAGCAAGGTTATGGTTGTCTGCCCCAAGTGCGGCAAACCCACCCGCGTCGGCCATAAGCTCTATCCCGATGGCACCAAAGACCGGATCTGCCGCCACAAAGATTGTGGCGAGGTTCTGTAA